The window TGGATCAAGGGGTGTTCTAATAGAACATTCTTCCAAATCAGTCAATCCATCAAAAATGTCTATCAACTCTCCAAAACGATTTTGATTAATACATATTGCTAATGTATTAATCGTAAAGTCCCTACGCTTTATATCGTCTTCCAAAGATCCTTCTTCCACTATAGGATTACGAAAAGCCCAACTGTAAGATTCTTTTCTTGCCCCCACAAATTCTATTGCTATATCCCTATATTTTAATTGAGCTGTACCATAATTCTTGAAAAGAATAAGACTGGCTGACCCTAAACTCTTAGCAACTTCTTTCGCTAAAGAAATTCCGTTACCTACGCAAACAACATCAATATCTTTAGATAAACGATGAAGAAATATATCACGAACAAACCCACCGATAACATATGCATCCACTCCCAAAGTATCGGAAGTAGAAGTCAAAACTCTAAAAATAGGATTGGTTTGAAGTTTTTCCCTTGAAATTTGAATGCTGCTCATAACATCCGTATTTTACGAAAAAACCATAGAAAATTGATATCTAATAAAAAAACGTCAGAACTTCCTAAAATTATCATGGTTAACGAAGCTAATTTATTCAAATTAGGAAGAACATCTAACCTCTCAAAAAAATAAAGGATACAAAGTATAAAATAATATATTCACAAAATACATAACAAACTTTGCATTGCATTTGTTGATTTATGGCATATATCCAGATATCCTTCTTAACATATAAGAAAAATATGCTATAATCCAATAATATTTCTCTTATTCATCAGTACAAATATTATGTATGGAGATAAAACAATAAATTTTTCACCACTTCATTCTAGTAAAACAAAAAAATAAACGCAAATAAAATCCATTTCAAAAGTGAGAAAGCATTCTTTCTAGAGATCTATTTGCTGAATTCTTTTTTCAGACATATCACAACAACAATATATATATAATTCTATAGCAATGTTACTCATATAGCAATGTTACTCATATATTTGTATCGTTTTGCTAAAAACAAAACGTTTTGAAAACTTTGGTCTCTCAAATGAGTTAAAGATGCAACCATCTTTTGAAAACTCTCATTATAAATGTAGAAAAACTAAAATAATCTATGAAAATTATTTGTGTGGCTTTAAATTATACTTCTCATAATGATGAAATACATAAGGATAAATTGACAATAAAAGAACCAATCATTTTTATGAAGTCTGATATCTCTTTGCTGAAAGACGGGAACCCGTTCTATATTCCTAATTTTTCATCAGAAATTCAATACGAAACAGAAATTGTAATACGAATTGATCGTCTGGGTAAAAACATAGCCCGCCGATTTTCTCACCGTTACTTCAAAGACGTCACGATTGGTATTGATATAACAGCAAGAGATTTGCAACAACGTTTTAGAGAATCGGGGTTACCCTGGGAGCTTTGTAAATCCTTCGATAATTCAGCAGTAGTTGGTACATTTATTAAAATAGAAGAACTGAAATGTAATATAAATCAATTGCCATTTCATTTAAATATTAATAATAATACAGTTCAAAAAGGAAATACATCAAACATGATATTCAAAGTAGATGAAATTATAGAATATGTAAGTCAATTTATTACACTCAAAATTGGAGATTTGATCTTCACAGGTACACCAGTTGGCACCGGAAATTTAAATATTAATGACCATTTACAAGGATATATTGGGGACAAGATGCTGCTCGACTTTTATGTAAAATAAAAAAATATGCACTTGATTTCATTTAAAGAAATATGAAAATACGTATAGGATTCGGATATGATGTACATCCGTTAGTGATGAACTATAATCTATGGTTAGGTGGAATAAAAATACCCTACGAAAAAGGTCTGAAAGGACATTCGGATGCCGATGTACTCATTCATGCTCTTTGTGACGCCCTATTAGGTGCTGCTGACATAGGTAACATTGGAACAAATTTTCCCAATACAAATAAAAAACTTAGAAATATTGACAGTAAAATCTTGCTAAAACAAACGATGTCCTTCATCTATTCTAAAAATTACGAATTAAACAATGCAGATATCACCGTTTGTATCGAACAACCCAAGCTTAATCCCTTTATTCCACAAATGAAAACTTGTCTTGCCGAAATTATGCAAACTGATAAAGGAAACATTTCCATTAAAGCAACCACTTCTGAAAAAATGGGCTTTATTGGAAGAGAAGAAGGGATAGCAGTTTTTGCTACTGTACTTATAACACCAATAAATGAGATAGGAATAAGTTGCCAATAATCGCTGTCTTTTCTATCGCACTGGAAAGCAGACTTCTATCCAGATTTCTTCCCACAATCGACTTACTATACTTGCATAAGTGATTCAATGATATCAGATATGTATCACATACATACTAAAGTACATCCCCCACTACGAGCCCATTCCATTTATTTGATTATTACTACAATAATTCGGAATCAATATTAAATCCAAACAAGAAATCGTACCTACTATTATGTACTCGTACGAATGATATTTCTATCCTTGATAGAAATATAGAAACCTAAAAATTGCATATGTCCATACTGCAAGAAATCAAAATAATGCTTGCAATGATTAAATTTTTAAGAAGCCGAAAACACTGTTTAATTCTGCAAATTTATAAACTATGTCTGTTATTCAGTATCACTGCGCTTTTACTTTATTATGTACAAAGCCACAACAAATAATCCAACTTGTTTTTTTAATAAATTTTACGAACCGTTAAAATTTTTATATTTCTATAGTTAATAATAAATATTTTTCTCGATATAATGATCATACACCGAGAAAAATCAAAACTATAACTCACTTATCCTCATAATATATAGCTATCTATATGTTTCCGATTTACCTTACGAAACCATACTCTATCTTCCTGCGGGGTCTTTTTCAATTGGGGATAATTCCTAACCGTTATTTTCCCGAATTGGCTTTCACTAATTTCAGTTCTCAAGCTCATTAGAACTGTCCCAGTTTCCAATAGATCAACATTTATATCCATAACTTCGCATGAGATAAGAATGAGTTAAATAATATTCGCTTTCATTCGCTTAAAATATCTTAACAATCAAAATATATTTCAAAAGCATTACAAACAGCTCTTTGTTTATCATTGATAAATATCTACTTTTACAACCTTCTCCTATTTTAATAGGAAGTATAGGAATACTTGAATTATTTATTTATTATATCATGAGCCTAAGAATTATTGTATTAGCAAAACAAGTACCTGACACACGTAATGTAGGAAAAGACGCGATGAAAGATGATGGAACGATTAACCGCTCTGCATTAGCTGCCATATTCAATCCAGAAGATTTAAATGCTCTTGAACAAGCTCTTCGTTTGAAAGAACAGTATTCTGATTCTACCATAACTTTATTAACAATGGGGCCGCCTCGTGCAGCCGAAATTATTCGCGAAGGGTTATTTAGAGGAATCGATAACGGTTATCTTCTCACCGACCGTGTCTTTGCAGGTGCAGATACACTAGCTACTAGCTATACTTTGCACATGGCTATCAAGA of the Candidatus Azobacteroides pseudotrichonymphae genomovar. CFP2 genome contains:
- a CDS encoding fumarylacetoacetate hydrolase family protein encodes the protein MKIICVALNYTSHNDEIHKDKLTIKEPIIFMKSDISLLKDGNPFYIPNFSSEIQYETEIVIRIDRLGKNIARRFSHRYFKDVTIGIDITARDLQQRFRESGLPWELCKSFDNSAVVGTFIKIEELKCNINQLPFHLNINNNTVQKGNTSNMIFKVDEIIEYVSQFITLKIGDLIFTGTPVGTGNLNINDHLQGYIGDKMLLDFYVK
- the ispF gene encoding 2-C-methyl-D-erythritol 2,4-cyclodiphosphate synthase translates to MKIRIGFGYDVHPLVMNYNLWLGGIKIPYEKGLKGHSDADVLIHALCDALLGAADIGNIGTNFPNTNKKLRNIDSKILLKQTMSFIYSKNYELNNADITVCIEQPKLNPFIPQMKTCLAEIMQTDKGNISIKATTSEKMGFIGREEGIAVFATVLITPINEIGISCQ